From the genome of Candidatus Nitrosocosmicus oleophilus, one region includes:
- a CDS encoding AAA family ATPase: MSRADSILKLVKTSYSTSPTFKQATFFGVPHNYKDIKTLGDLLEINYKYQPVKNQLRQNLISKIKNNENPFVGIIGFDDTVIPAIKRALLAGHDILFVGHIGQGKTKLAELISENLLSPIPIVEGTLTNDIPTEMPYTHLVDLLNGNSIDKMLPEFYVSKDCEELIKNNGLDTKIKWLDGKQRYRYILATPDISVKDLVGQIDVVKIIKKGIEVFDIDSYSPGYLLQARYGILCLDELPVLDPRKQVTLLSVLQEGRFTTGAYPVFFKPDVKIIATANPIDYTHSGKIIEPLADRLKSHIETHYPNTIDDETLILVQEMDMLNRDQTFLPIFMLKTITRIFQKIRNHPDINSDRGVSVRSTIHSLEAIVGEVERARSLVNNVKTIPRFSDLQCIFQSSKFELDEIEDTTENKTIFLNNIINEVIQETCLHFFNEFFKPQDLISIKNEFRNKSFIVVQNQYKRTSAQSVSTAEGTNFAKESKTGSYLYTDQLRHLPVISKTLRGVIAKIRQEQDYFVQKARQNEIDKNLQYIQFEGVWKDKEDSNEELLATSSELLFEYLRFSSPPILDKREDTFEIRE; the protein is encoded by the coding sequence TTGTCTCGCGCAGATTCTATTCTAAAATTGGTCAAAACCTCATATTCTACTTCCCCAACGTTCAAACAGGCCACTTTTTTTGGAGTGCCACATAACTACAAAGATATAAAGACACTAGGAGACCTTTTAGAAATCAATTACAAATATCAACCAGTAAAGAATCAACTAAGACAAAATCTGATTAGTAAAATCAAGAATAATGAAAATCCGTTCGTAGGGATTATTGGGTTTGATGATACAGTTATCCCAGCCATAAAGAGAGCACTCCTTGCTGGACATGACATCTTGTTTGTAGGTCACATTGGTCAAGGAAAAACCAAACTTGCTGAATTAATTTCAGAGAATCTCTTGTCACCTATCCCCATAGTGGAAGGAACTTTGACAAATGATATTCCAACCGAAATGCCTTATACTCATCTTGTCGATTTGTTAAACGGAAATTCAATTGACAAGATGCTTCCAGAATTTTATGTTTCAAAGGACTGTGAAGAATTAATCAAAAATAATGGTTTAGACACCAAGATAAAATGGTTAGACGGTAAACAGAGGTACAGATACATACTGGCAACCCCCGACATTTCTGTTAAAGACCTGGTAGGCCAGATCGATGTTGTCAAAATCATTAAAAAAGGTATTGAAGTTTTTGATATTGATTCATATTCTCCGGGATATTTACTTCAAGCCAGATATGGGATATTATGTCTTGACGAGTTACCTGTCCTAGATCCCCGAAAACAAGTAACGTTACTTAGCGTATTACAGGAAGGAAGATTTACCACTGGTGCTTACCCTGTATTTTTCAAGCCGGATGTGAAAATCATTGCAACGGCAAATCCCATAGATTACACACATTCTGGAAAGATAATAGAACCATTAGCCGATCGGCTAAAGAGCCATATTGAAACACACTATCCCAATACGATTGATGATGAAACCCTAATTTTGGTACAGGAAATGGATATGCTAAATAGAGATCAAACTTTTTTGCCAATTTTCATGCTAAAAACAATAACTAGAATTTTCCAAAAAATTAGAAACCATCCCGATATCAATAGCGATAGAGGAGTTAGTGTCCGGTCAACCATTCATTCCCTTGAAGCTATAGTCGGTGAAGTAGAGAGGGCTCGTTCTCTGGTAAATAACGTTAAAACTATACCTAGATTCTCAGATTTACAATGTATATTTCAGTCGTCAAAGTTTGAACTAGATGAAATAGAAGATACGACTGAAAATAAGACGATATTTCTAAATAATATAATCAATGAAGTAATTCAAGAGACATGCTTACATTTTTTTAACGAATTTTTCAAGCCCCAGGACCTAATATCCATTAAAAACGAGTTTAGGAACAAATCATTTATCGTGGTTCAAAATCAATATAAGCGCACATCAGCTCAATCGGTAAGTACTGCAGAGGGAACAAATTTTGCAAAAGAATCAAAGACTGGTTCATACTTGTATACAGATCAATTAAGGCACCTTCCAGTGATATCAAAGACGTTAAGAGGTGTAATTGCTAAGATAAGACAAGAACAAGATTACTTTGTTCAAAAGGCCCGTCAAAATGAAATTGACAAGAACCTTCAATATATACAGTTCGAAGGGGTATGGAAAGATAAGGAAGACAGTAACGAAGAACTTTTAGCAACATCATCTGAGCTGCTCTTTGAATATTTAAGGTTCAGTTCCCCACCAATACTGGACAAAAGGGAAGACACATTCGAAATTAGAGAATAA
- a CDS encoding PsbP-related protein, with protein sequence MNKSKNVIIFSSSLFVLTFVISLFSAMFNTNMLNGNNSSNLVFAQESVATMANSVSASNNSIIFNNYENSDVGVSLKYPSSFLIDDSNSNDTVQQIIFFPAYVDDSGVSPETFISWFDIYVQTFYPPIFYSPDNVSAYLEDRTNAIQEQDQDVTIVEASTDSLLAGHPAYKLVTRSYSGNETIDTVEYGIIRDNKLYSISYQVNTSDFQNSLPITNKMIYSFEIDSNSLSDSLKQLTNSTGLTGLKDKLPMLQGILSSLSISNITDNSSGLFNKSEINNSTKTILENLLNSSSGNILNISSIMKSLPAINLQTICGIQLLSDLCSGGTFSHPSFDMGNSLLNNESSISGLVNMLNFSKNPNGDFNLSGFKELLGPFALLASPSTSNSPFSSLESPSSTSPSSSFSDSPFSSFFPPNESDTSFLNQMFLNKSNNGTASNDTTIFNPFEALFGGSFGGSGSNSSGNIGAEGNDTGLGFFNNGYFRNDSLNSFMTPNLQSNETVDILKLLELLRGGGGGT encoded by the coding sequence ATGAACAAGAGTAAAAATGTGATTATTTTTTCATCTTCTCTTTTTGTTTTGACATTTGTGATTTCATTATTTAGCGCTATGTTCAATACAAATATGCTCAATGGTAATAATAGCTCGAATTTGGTTTTTGCACAAGAATCCGTAGCAACAATGGCAAATTCGGTTTCTGCCAGTAATAATAGCATAATTTTTAATAACTATGAAAATAGTGATGTTGGTGTTTCTCTAAAATATCCTTCTAGCTTTTTGATTGACGACAGCAATTCAAATGACACAGTACAACAGATAATCTTTTTCCCTGCATATGTTGATGATTCGGGAGTATCTCCAGAGACATTTATTTCATGGTTTGATATTTACGTTCAAACCTTTTATCCACCTATTTTCTATTCCCCTGATAATGTAAGTGCTTATTTGGAAGATCGTACAAATGCTATTCAAGAACAAGATCAAGATGTTACTATAGTAGAAGCTTCAACTGATTCATTATTAGCAGGTCATCCAGCTTATAAATTAGTAACAAGAAGCTATTCTGGTAATGAAACAATTGATACTGTCGAGTACGGGATTATACGTGACAATAAGCTGTATTCGATAAGCTACCAGGTAAATACTTCTGACTTTCAGAATTCTCTACCAATAACAAACAAAATGATTTATTCTTTTGAGATTGATTCAAATAGTTTGTCAGATTCTCTAAAACAGCTAACCAATTCAACAGGACTGACCGGGCTTAAAGATAAACTGCCTATGCTGCAAGGGATATTATCTTCCTTGAGTATAAGCAATATTACAGATAATTCTTCAGGGCTGTTTAACAAGTCAGAGATAAATAACTCTACCAAAACCATACTAGAAAATCTCTTAAATTCCTCTTCTGGAAATATTCTAAACATCTCTTCTATAATGAAATCACTCCCAGCGATTAATTTACAAACAATCTGTGGTATCCAACTTTTGTCAGATCTTTGTAGTGGAGGAACTTTTTCTCATCCATCCTTTGACATGGGTAATTCTCTATTAAATAACGAGAGTTCAATTTCCGGCCTAGTCAATATGCTTAATTTCTCCAAAAATCCAAATGGTGACTTTAACCTCTCAGGATTTAAGGAGTTATTGGGTCCATTTGCGCTGCTTGCTTCTCCTTCTACTTCAAATTCACCATTCTCTTCCCTAGAGTCACCTTCCTCTACCTCCCCATCTTCCTCATTTAGCGATTCGCCTTTTTCTTCTTTTTTTCCACCCAATGAGTCTGATACCTCCTTTTTAAACCAAATGTTTTTAAATAAGAGTAACAATGGCACTGCATCCAACGATACCACAATCTTTAACCCTTTTGAAGCCTTATTTGGAGGTAGTTTTGGTGGCAGTGGTAGTAATAGTAGTGGTAATATTGGCGCCGAAGGAAATGACACCGGTCTTGGTTTCTTTAACAATGGTTACTTCAGAAATGACTCTTTGAATTCTTTTATGACACCTAATTTACAAAGTAACGAAACAGTCGATATATTGAAATTGTTAGAACTCTTGCGGGGTGGTGGCGGCGGTACTTAA
- a CDS encoding PH domain-containing protein encodes MSDKKNNFNTDITDEDELDEIKKIAEMLNPDERVLVVARQSRFKPGGSQLSPNVVYATDRRIILRDPSMLGLKQDIIDIPYNVITNAKIEKGLLSASVIFNAPGLFNPNIPGRMPWIKRLETDEHGENGVIDAIDKKKAEDLIEVIRNGITQIRSPSYPSTGANNVVQIPQHQGHISHADELKKLADLKDKGVISEEEFKRMKEKIIGKE; translated from the coding sequence ATGTCAGATAAGAAAAATAATTTTAATACAGATATCACTGATGAAGATGAGCTAGATGAGATAAAAAAAATTGCAGAGATGTTGAATCCGGATGAAAGAGTGTTGGTGGTTGCGAGACAATCAAGATTCAAACCTGGCGGGTCTCAACTTTCACCCAATGTAGTTTATGCAACTGATAGAAGAATTATTTTAAGAGATCCAAGTATGCTTGGATTAAAACAAGATATAATTGATATTCCCTACAATGTTATTACAAACGCTAAAATTGAAAAAGGCCTGCTTTCGGCTTCAGTTATTTTTAATGCTCCAGGATTGTTTAACCCCAATATTCCAGGTAGGATGCCGTGGATAAAGAGATTAGAAACAGATGAGCATGGAGAAAATGGCGTTATCGATGCTATTGACAAGAAAAAGGCTGAAGATTTGATTGAAGTGATCCGCAACGGCATCACCCAAATAAGATCCCCATCATACCCCTCAACTGGCGCTAATAATGTGGTCCAAATTCCCCAACACCAAGGTCATATATCACACGCTGATGAACTAAAGAAGCTTGCTGATTTGAAAGATAAGGGTGTAATCTCAGAAGAAGAATTCAAAAGAATGAAGGAAAAGATTATCGGAAAGGAGTAG
- a CDS encoding winged helix-turn-helix transcriptional regulator, protein MNPSTIFNENDVESNGDNRSTILRIINSFPGIRYRDILRITNLNNGTLSHHLSILEKRSIIKIGRTENSNITRYFPASTPSEETLILNYLKIKTTKSIIMMLIDTEDDVSFNEIVKHINKAPSTTSWNLKRLVDSNVVGRKRGKEVSLFCLNNKGLVKNLVGQNNKTLLDRSIDNYISIIDEL, encoded by the coding sequence ATGAATCCGAGCACTATTTTTAATGAGAACGATGTAGAGTCGAATGGAGATAACAGAAGTACAATACTCAGAATTATCAACTCCTTTCCGGGGATTAGATATAGAGATATTCTAAGAATTACAAATCTTAATAATGGCACCTTATCTCATCATCTATCAATTCTTGAAAAAAGGTCAATAATAAAAATTGGTCGAACAGAAAATAGCAACATTACTAGATACTTCCCAGCGTCAACGCCATCGGAAGAAACCCTTATACTAAATTACCTGAAAATAAAGACCACTAAAAGTATAATCATGATGTTAATCGATACTGAAGACGACGTATCCTTTAATGAAATTGTAAAACATATCAATAAAGCACCCTCTACTACTTCATGGAATCTTAAGAGATTAGTTGATTCAAATGTTGTTGGGAGAAAAAGAGGCAAAGAGGTTTCATTATTTTGTCTTAATAATAAAGGATTGGTAAAGAATCTTGTTGGTCAAAATAACAAAACATTACTTGATAGAAGCATTGATAACTATATATCAATAATAGACGAGCTGTAA
- a CDS encoding dUTPase, producing MNHSADNPDKGSDIKDKLEYLFEMQKSLITQDYTSTRINSSEKIPLDTTPENKMKKLYEMKEPFSGYRIFMISSALVHEAIELQRETNWKWWKKDKTVDNEKLQEEIIDLWHFLIQLSIEAGFEPQTLISKYMEKNKENTGRQLRGY from the coding sequence ATGAACCACTCTGCCGATAACCCAGATAAGGGCTCTGATATCAAAGATAAATTAGAGTATCTTTTTGAGATGCAAAAGTCTTTGATAACTCAAGACTATACCAGTACAAGAATTAATAGTTCTGAAAAGATTCCTCTAGATACTACCCCGGAAAACAAAATGAAGAAATTATACGAGATGAAAGAACCATTTTCAGGTTACAGAATATTTATGATTTCGTCTGCTTTAGTGCACGAAGCTATAGAGCTTCAAAGAGAAACAAACTGGAAATGGTGGAAGAAAGATAAAACCGTAGATAATGAAAAACTCCAAGAAGAAATTATAGACTTGTGGCATTTTTTAATTCAATTGTCAATTGAGGCCGGCTTTGAACCACAAACATTGATATCAAAATATATGGAAAAAAACAAAGAGAATACCGGAAGACAGCTAAGAGGTTACTAA
- a CDS encoding GNAT family N-acetyltransferase: MQYSNIPGQNIVIKNVTFQDIPKIIELQKESFPSMLEEGSVWGKRHLQSHVEIFPEGQFCVEFENKIIGSSSSLIVKLPSEYEVHTFSQVTGNSLFTTHDPKGDSLYGADISVHPDYRRLGIATLLYKARKDLVIKYNLRRIIAGGRLINYCNYAEKFSPDEYVQNVISGQISDQVLTFQLKNDFKFIKILPNYIKDSRSLNYATFIEWINPYYKK, translated from the coding sequence ATGCAATATTCCAATATACCTGGCCAAAATATCGTTATAAAGAATGTGACTTTTCAAGATATTCCCAAAATAATTGAATTACAAAAGGAATCATTTCCATCCATGTTAGAAGAAGGCAGTGTTTGGGGAAAGAGGCATCTTCAAAGTCATGTGGAAATATTTCCAGAAGGTCAATTTTGCGTTGAATTTGAGAACAAAATCATAGGTTCGTCAAGCAGTTTAATAGTAAAGTTACCATCTGAATATGAAGTACACACATTTAGCCAGGTGACTGGCAACAGTCTATTTACCACCCATGATCCTAAGGGTGATTCTTTGTATGGTGCTGACATTTCTGTTCATCCTGATTACCGTCGATTAGGGATTGCAACTCTGTTATACAAAGCAAGAAAGGATCTGGTAATAAAATATAATTTAAGGCGAATCATAGCTGGCGGTAGGTTAATCAACTACTGTAATTATGCAGAAAAATTTTCCCCGGATGAATATGTTCAAAACGTGATAAGTGGACAAATTTCAGATCAGGTCCTGACCTTTCAATTGAAAAATGATTTTAAATTCATAAAAATACTTCCAAATTATATCAAGGATTCAAGGTCTTTAAACTATGCAACATTTATTGAATGGATAAATCCATATTATAAAAAGTGA
- a CDS encoding amidohydrolase family protein, giving the protein MTQTIIDCHVHINGYESLKNLPLKERIESLSNTMQSNNVDQAIILSSYTINEERPSTGQILSATENNEKIKVVAGYSISNHDESSIKEYEEYLKNGKIKGLKIYPGYEHYYPYDPKYQKVIDLCIEYDVPLMIHTGDTYTPKGKVRFAHPINVDDVAVDNPELKIIICHLGNPWFLDCQEIIYKNKNVYADISGLVLGDFTEFYEKYLVGKITDFLNYAGEPKYLLYGTDWPISSMKSYLNFVSKLDLNQQERDLIMFKNSQRLFKL; this is encoded by the coding sequence GTGACCCAAACCATCATTGATTGCCATGTGCACATAAATGGCTACGAGAGTTTAAAAAATTTACCACTAAAAGAAAGAATAGAATCACTTTCTAACACAATGCAGTCAAACAACGTAGACCAGGCTATAATTCTTTCATCGTATACTATCAATGAAGAAAGACCATCCACTGGACAAATATTGTCTGCCACTGAAAATAATGAAAAAATTAAAGTAGTGGCAGGATATTCAATTAGCAATCATGATGAAAGCAGTATTAAAGAATATGAAGAATATCTTAAAAATGGTAAAATAAAAGGTTTAAAAATTTATCCAGGATACGAGCATTACTATCCATATGATCCAAAATATCAGAAAGTTATTGATTTATGTATAGAGTATGATGTCCCTCTAATGATACATACTGGAGATACATATACACCAAAGGGGAAGGTCAGATTTGCTCATCCGATAAATGTTGACGATGTTGCTGTTGATAACCCAGAACTAAAGATCATAATTTGTCACTTGGGAAATCCATGGTTTTTAGATTGCCAGGAGATAATTTATAAAAACAAAAATGTTTACGCAGATATATCGGGATTGGTTTTAGGGGATTTTACGGAATTCTATGAGAAGTATCTAGTGGGCAAGATTACAGATTTTCTCAACTATGCTGGAGAACCAAAGTATCTGCTATACGGGACTGATTGGCCCATTTCAAGTATGAAATCTTATTTGAATTTTGTATCAAAGTTAGACCTTAATCAGCAAGAACGGGATTTGATCATGTTTAAAAATTCACAAAGGTTGTTTAAACTGTGA